The Fusarium poae strain DAOMC 252244 chromosome 2, whole genome shotgun sequence nucleotide sequence GAACCAGGAATACAGGGCTCTTGTACTTTTTATCCAGACAACGAGGTTACTCCCGTGTCGAGGGGAGGAATATCTGGTTATTACGATAAGAGATGCTTCACATGTAATACTCGTGGAGGTAGAGGCGGTAGAGGCGGTAGAGGGGGATCTCGAGGAGACAGTCGGAGGAGTTACAGAGGACGTGTTTGAATTATTCATATGGGGAAAAAGAATCATGGACCTCCAACACAAGGATAGAAAACTACACGCCTCGGCAAAACATAAAAGTCTCTGCCAATTCATAGCGTTCTAAAGCTTTGAGGTTCATATTTCTATTCGCTAGTTGCTTCGTTCCCCTCGCCATTTATTATTTGAAGATGTCCGAGGCGTAAGCCCCGAGGTATACATATGGTTGttttatatgtatacctCGGGATTTACGTTTCGGACATCTTCAAATAATAAACAGCGAGGGTAACGAAGGAACTAGCGAATAGAAATAACCCTCGTTGTTAATATCTCTCTATCTAAGCTGTTCCTTTTTCCTTTGCAGATTCGCTCATGGTAGAGTAATTGACCTGAGTCGGCACTAAAGATGATGCACTCGCATGCTCATCAGCAGGATACTTTTCAGCCGTATAACGATCAAGCTACTGTAATTAGCATAATGACACATCCATTTGGCAATGAAACTTACCCATCGAACGACAAATAGCCATCCAGAGAGTGCCGCGCTGACACAAATCATCCCGATATATCCATTTCTCCAATACGGGGCATCGTCAGCTGGGAATAGCACAATACCCCAGAACGTCCACAAAAGACCGTCCACGGCCGACATGGAAGCCAAAGTGACACTTCGCGCTGCATCATCTGCCGTTCTTGCCAAGATATTACTCGCCCAGCCGTACGTCAGAGGGGCTATTCCGTATGCTGAAGCTGAAAGGTACAGCGCTGTGAGGTTGCCTGGTACACTCATGTTCGGGATCAGAAGAACGATGCTGCAGACGATCTGGATGAAACATAGTATGAAACCAAGGGACATCCGTTGGTTGTATCTGTCAAATACAAATGAAACAGAAAACTCGGCGACGATACCGACGGCGTGTGTTGGAATGGGTAGGGTGTTGACTTCGGATTGAGTAAATCCATCAATGTCTTTGCGGAACTTCAGGTAAAGTAGCATAAGTCCTTGGACGACGTATGACTGCAGTGCTGAACCAAGAACAGACAAGACGCAAAAGACATATCTGTAAATGTCATTAGCCTCGAGGACACATCATATACACGGCGCTGATTCACTCACACTAAAGGATTCCCCAAAACTCTCTTGATGAGACTCCAGGCTTGAATACTATGGCCATCCTCTCTCTTGGGCGGCAATCGATCCAAGGCTAGTTGTCGTTCCTTCTCGTTCAGATATGGAGCATCAGTATACTCTGGAACATcgggaaagaaaaagaagccaAACACGGCAACGGGTAGAGTG carries:
- a CDS encoding hypothetical protein (TransMembrane:11 (o54-74i81-99o111-129i141-162o174-197i245-271o291-308i315-334o346-368i380-399o411-431i)), translating into MISLSSDLAMSRPRKLKVNRPLFFFNHLDRQAFANAYVAGLKEALDLHGNQYNVLLSMTSAGMLVGQIPSSIIIHKIRPRIWLSSMVVTWAGLTMASAACRTYSQLCAVRFLMGVAEASTYTGSIYIMGSWYKSDEIGKRTAMFTVGGQVGKMFAGAMMAAIHESMEGHAGLAGWQWVFLIDGIITLPVAVFGFFFFPDVPEYTDAPYLNEKERQLALDRLPPKREDGHSIQAWSLIKRVLGNPLVYVFCVLSVLGSALQSYVVQGLMLLYLKFRKDIDGFTQSEVNTLPIPTHAVGIVAEFSVSFVFDRYNQRMSLGFILCFIQIVCSIVLLIPNMSVPGNLTALYLSASAYGIAPLTYGWASNILARTADDAARSVTLASMSAVDGLLWTFWGIVLFPADDAPYWRNGYIGMICVSAALSGWLFVVRWLDRYTAEKYPADEHASASSLVPTQVNYSTMSESAKEKGTA